DNA from Planctomycetia bacterium:
TACCTCTGGATTGAAAAACGCGATATAGGTGCTGAGTTCTTCCTGCGCCAGATTGCCCAACGCCTTGAAATACCTATCGGTGAAATAGGAACTGCGGGCAATAAAGACCGCCGAGCGGTCACCCGCCAATGGGTATCAGTTCCAACCAAGGCAGAGCCAAAATTGAGTCAACTTGAGGGAGATGGAATCAAGGTACTGCAAGTCAGTAAACACCAAAACAAGTTGCGACTGGGGCATTTACATGGCAACCGGTTTGAAATTGTGGTTCGAGAGATAAGTCAATCAGAGAGTCTTTCTGCAATTATTGATCGGATTAACCAGGCAGGCTTGCCTAATTATTATGGTCAGCAGAGGTTCGGGCGAGATCAGGAGACGTTGCATTCAGGCTGGCGGATGCTGCACGGGGAACGCCTCAAGCTGAATCCGTTTGTCCGGAAATTGTCGCTCTCCGCAGTGCAGTCTGCCTTGTTTAACCGGTGTTTATCCGATCGCATGGAGGATGGATTTTTCAGACAGGTACTTCCGGGTGATGTCATGGGGAAGTGGCCAGCCGGTGGTATGTTTATTGCAGAAGATCTTACAACAGAGCAGACTCGACTTGATAATCGCGAGATCATTCCCATGGGACCGATGTTCGGCAGTCGCATGCGGGCAGCCCAACAGCAGGCTCATGAAAGAGAAATGCTACTGCTGCAACAACACCATTTGACCATGGATCAATTTGATCGAGGCGGCAAATTACTGGAAGGAACCCGAAGGCACAACTTTATCTATGTCGATGAACTGCAATGGAAGGCAAACGAAAGCTCTATTACTTTGAACTTTCGTTTGCCTGCCGGTAGTTATGCCACGGT
Protein-coding regions in this window:
- the truD gene encoding tRNA pseudouridine(13) synthase TruD yields the protein MHPWRLLTADLPGIGGMLKQQLEDFQVEEIPAYLPSGEGDHLYLWIEKRDIGAEFFLRQIAQRLEIPIGEIGTAGNKDRRAVTRQWVSVPTKAEPKLSQLEGDGIKVLQVSKHQNKLRLGHLHGNRFEIVVREISQSESLSAIIDRINQAGLPNYYGQQRFGRDQETLHSGWRMLHGERLKLNPFVRKLSLSAVQSALFNRCLSDRMEDGFFRQVLPGDVMGKWPAGGMFIAEDLTTEQTRLDNREIIPMGPMFGSRMRAAQQQAHEREMLLLQQHHLTMDQFDRGGKLLEGTRRHNFIYVDELQWKANESSITLNFRLPAGSYATVFLAEIMKTEMTAVGD